The Agromyces hippuratus genome has a window encoding:
- a CDS encoding maltotransferase domain-containing protein: protein MTTAPVLAGRIPVTRLTPAVPDARWRPKAFEGEVVPFRATVFREGHDQVGAMLVITSPAGLTRHERMSPLAAGTDRWEAEVLLDEIGEWHWHVTGFDDEVATWRHDAALKVDAGVDAELMFELGARLLDRAIAEKARPLAVRKRLASVAAGLRGEHASTGSANRAAADRRALIDDPALAEFDARPLARLSTDSPEHAILVERRHAGVGAWYEFFPRSEGAKQLKDGSWKSGTFRTAAKRLDGVAAMGFDVVYLPPIHPIGVTNRKGRNNTLDPGPHDPGSPWAIGGPLADGTPGGHDAVHPDLGTLADFRAFVRRAAALGIEVALDLALQATPDHPWVTEHPDWFTQLPDGTIRYAENPPKKYQDIYPVNFDDDPDGIFAEVLRIVRHWMKQGVRIFRVDNPHTKPLAFWERLIATVNADDPGVVFLAEAFTRPSMMQALAMVGFQQSYSYFTWRNTKAELEEFLTSVSQETADFMRPNLFVNTPDILTEYLQFGGPAAFTVRATVAATAAPLWGVYAGFEHFESVARPGAEEAIDNEKYEYKPRDFAAAEREGRSLALYLGILNRIRAEHPALGQLRNIRFHASDDDSVLVYSKHLDGRFTGTGDDDTIIVVANVDPHSVRETTVHLDLEAIGLPPGARFEVDELVTGERWEWGASNYVRLDAFTRPAHILHVRRATDA from the coding sequence GTGACGACCGCCCCCGTGCTCGCCGGCCGGATCCCCGTGACCCGGCTGACCCCCGCTGTGCCCGATGCGCGCTGGCGCCCCAAGGCGTTCGAGGGCGAGGTGGTGCCGTTCCGCGCGACCGTGTTCCGCGAGGGGCACGACCAGGTTGGCGCGATGCTCGTCATCACGAGCCCTGCAGGCCTCACACGGCACGAGCGGATGTCTCCGCTGGCGGCCGGCACCGATCGCTGGGAGGCCGAGGTGCTGCTCGACGAGATCGGCGAGTGGCACTGGCACGTCACGGGATTTGACGACGAGGTCGCGACGTGGCGGCACGACGCCGCGCTCAAGGTCGACGCCGGGGTCGACGCCGAGCTGATGTTCGAGCTCGGCGCTCGCCTGCTCGATCGGGCGATCGCGGAGAAGGCCCGGCCGCTCGCCGTACGAAAGCGTCTCGCGAGCGTCGCGGCGGGGTTGCGGGGTGAGCACGCTTCGACAGGCTCAGCGAACAGAGCCGCTGCCGATCGGCGAGCGCTGATCGACGACCCGGCCCTCGCCGAGTTCGATGCGCGACCGCTCGCACGGCTCTCGACGGACTCCCCCGAGCACGCGATCCTCGTCGAACGCCGGCACGCGGGCGTCGGCGCCTGGTACGAGTTCTTCCCGCGGTCCGAAGGGGCGAAGCAGCTGAAGGACGGCTCGTGGAAGTCGGGCACCTTCCGCACCGCGGCCAAGCGGCTCGACGGGGTCGCGGCGATGGGCTTCGACGTCGTCTACCTGCCGCCGATCCATCCGATCGGGGTCACGAACCGCAAGGGGCGCAACAACACGCTCGACCCGGGACCGCACGACCCCGGCTCCCCCTGGGCCATCGGCGGACCGCTCGCCGACGGCACCCCCGGCGGCCACGACGCCGTGCACCCCGACCTCGGCACGCTCGCCGACTTCCGCGCGTTCGTGCGCCGGGCGGCAGCACTCGGCATCGAGGTCGCCCTCGACCTCGCGCTGCAGGCCACCCCCGACCACCCGTGGGTGACGGAGCATCCCGACTGGTTCACGCAACTGCCCGACGGCACGATCCGCTACGCCGAGAACCCGCCGAAGAAGTACCAGGACATCTACCCGGTGAACTTCGACGACGACCCCGACGGCATCTTCGCCGAGGTGCTGCGCATCGTGCGGCACTGGATGAAGCAGGGCGTGCGCATCTTCCGCGTCGACAACCCGCACACGAAGCCGCTCGCGTTCTGGGAGCGGCTGATCGCGACGGTCAACGCGGATGACCCGGGCGTCGTCTTCCTCGCCGAGGCCTTCACCCGTCCTTCGATGATGCAGGCGCTCGCGATGGTCGGCTTCCAGCAGTCGTACTCGTACTTCACGTGGCGGAACACCAAGGCCGAACTCGAGGAGTTCCTGACGAGCGTGTCGCAGGAGACCGCCGACTTCATGCGGCCGAACCTCTTCGTCAACACCCCCGACATCCTCACCGAGTACCTGCAGTTCGGCGGGCCGGCCGCGTTCACGGTGCGCGCGACCGTCGCCGCGACGGCGGCGCCGCTCTGGGGCGTCTACGCGGGCTTCGAGCACTTCGAGTCGGTCGCCCGGCCCGGCGCCGAAGAGGCGATCGATAACGAGAAGTACGAGTACAAGCCGCGCGACTTCGCGGCCGCCGAGCGCGAGGGCCGTTCGCTCGCGCTCTACCTCGGCATTCTCAACCGCATCCGCGCCGAGCACCCGGCGCTCGGCCAGCTCCGCAACATCCGCTTCCACGCGAGCGACGACGACTCGGTGCTCGTCTATTCGAAGCACCTCGACGGCCGCTTCACCGGCACGGGCGACGACGACACGATCATCGTCGTCGCGAACGTCGACCCGCACTCGGTGCGGGAGACCACCGTGCACCTCGATCTCGAGGCGATCGGCCTCCCGCCCGGTGCCCGCTTCGAGGTCGACGAACTCGTCACCGGCGAACGCTGGGAGTGGGGCGCGTCGAACTACGTGCGCCTCGACGCGTTCACACGGCCCGCGCACATCCTGCACGTGAGGAGGGCCACCGATGCCTGA
- the glgB gene encoding 1,4-alpha-glucan branching protein GlgB, translated as MPEPIAAPVIADDVLAAVAEGRHHDPHSVLGQHGFDEPHHAGPLTAIRTRRPLAESVEAVLPGGGVLPLEHVGHGIWAGAGAFGPTDYRVRARYADDAEWTSDDHYRFAPTIGELDLHLIGEGRHEELWRVLGAHYREHWGVTGSVAGTAFTVWAPRAAAVRVTGAFNRWDGTGHAMRSMGPTGIWELFIPDVEPGAVYKFELLTAAGDWIMKADPMARQAEVSPATASVVSRSTHEWADGEWMSRRAVADLHALPMSIYELHLGSWRPGKGYRDVADELIEYLEWLGYTHVEFMPLAEHPFGGSWGYQVTGYYAATSRFGSPDDLKYLIDRLHGAGIGVIMDWVPGHFPKDEWALARFDGQPLYEHADPRRGEQLDWGTYVFDYGNPRVRNFLVANALFWFEEMHVDGLRVDAVASMLYLDYSREDGEWLPNIHGGREHLEAIAFLQEATATAYKRNPGIVMIAEESTSWPGVTAPTEGGGLGFGYKWNMGWMHDSLQYIQNDPMYRSHHHHDLTFSFLYAFSEHFVLPISHDEVVHGKGSLVRKMPGDHWQQLANVRAYLAFMWAHPGKQLLFMGQEFGQLSEWSEERGLDWWILDQPSHRQLAEFVGALNRGYRATPALWELDDDAAGFEWIEGGATAENVIAFLRYDRERRPLLCVVNFAGVPHEGFRLGLPSAGRWREVMNSDAAEFGGSGVGNLGGVDAVEEPWAGRPASASFTLPPLGAVWFAPDATG; from the coding sequence ATGCCTGAACCGATCGCCGCACCCGTCATCGCCGACGACGTGCTCGCCGCCGTCGCCGAGGGGCGCCACCACGACCCGCACTCGGTGCTCGGGCAGCACGGGTTCGACGAGCCGCACCACGCGGGGCCGCTCACGGCGATCCGCACCCGACGGCCACTCGCGGAATCGGTCGAGGCGGTCCTCCCCGGCGGCGGCGTGCTCCCGCTCGAACACGTCGGTCACGGCATCTGGGCCGGCGCCGGCGCCTTCGGCCCGACCGACTACCGGGTGCGCGCCCGCTACGCCGACGACGCGGAGTGGACGAGCGACGACCACTATCGCTTCGCCCCGACCATCGGCGAACTCGACCTGCACCTCATCGGCGAGGGCCGGCACGAAGAGCTCTGGCGCGTGCTCGGCGCCCACTATCGCGAGCATTGGGGCGTCACGGGCAGCGTCGCCGGCACCGCGTTCACGGTCTGGGCGCCGCGCGCGGCCGCAGTGCGCGTGACCGGTGCATTCAACCGCTGGGACGGCACCGGGCACGCGATGCGCAGCATGGGCCCAACGGGCATCTGGGAGCTCTTCATCCCCGATGTCGAGCCCGGCGCGGTGTACAAGTTCGAGCTGCTCACCGCCGCCGGCGACTGGATCATGAAGGCCGACCCGATGGCTCGCCAGGCCGAGGTCTCCCCCGCCACGGCTTCCGTCGTCTCGCGCAGCACCCACGAGTGGGCCGACGGCGAATGGATGTCGCGCCGCGCCGTCGCCGACCTGCACGCGTTGCCAATGAGCATCTACGAGCTGCACCTCGGCTCGTGGCGTCCCGGCAAGGGCTACCGCGACGTCGCCGACGAGCTCATCGAGTACCTCGAGTGGCTGGGCTACACGCACGTCGAGTTCATGCCGCTCGCGGAGCATCCGTTCGGCGGCTCGTGGGGCTATCAGGTGACCGGCTACTACGCCGCCACCTCGCGCTTCGGCTCGCCGGACGACCTGAAGTACCTCATCGATCGCCTGCACGGCGCGGGCATCGGCGTCATCATGGACTGGGTGCCCGGGCACTTCCCGAAAGACGAGTGGGCGCTCGCGCGCTTCGACGGCCAGCCGCTCTACGAGCACGCCGACCCGCGTCGCGGCGAGCAGCTCGACTGGGGCACCTATGTCTTCGACTACGGCAACCCGCGAGTGCGCAACTTCCTCGTCGCCAACGCCCTGTTCTGGTTCGAGGAGATGCACGTCGACGGGCTGCGGGTCGACGCGGTCGCCTCGATGCTCTACCTCGACTACTCACGGGAAGACGGCGAGTGGCTGCCGAACATCCACGGCGGCCGCGAGCACCTCGAGGCGATCGCGTTCCTGCAAGAGGCCACCGCGACGGCCTACAAGCGCAACCCCGGCATCGTCATGATCGCGGAGGAGTCCACGAGCTGGCCGGGCGTCACCGCCCCCACCGAGGGCGGCGGCCTCGGCTTCGGCTACAAGTGGAACATGGGCTGGATGCACGACTCGCTGCAGTACATCCAGAACGACCCGATGTACCGATCACATCACCACCACGACCTCACGTTCTCGTTCCTCTATGCGTTCAGCGAGCACTTCGTGCTGCCGATCAGCCACGACGAGGTCGTGCACGGCAAGGGCTCGCTCGTGCGCAAGATGCCCGGCGACCACTGGCAGCAGCTCGCCAACGTGCGCGCCTACCTCGCCTTCATGTGGGCGCATCCCGGCAAGCAGCTGCTCTTCATGGGGCAGGAGTTCGGCCAGCTCTCCGAGTGGAGCGAGGAGCGCGGCCTCGACTGGTGGATCCTCGACCAGCCGAGCCACCGGCAGCTCGCCGAGTTCGTCGGCGCGCTGAATCGCGGCTACCGTGCCACTCCCGCGCTCTGGGAGCTCGATGACGACGCGGCCGGCTTCGAGTGGATCGAGGGCGGCGCGACCGCCGAGAACGTCATCGCGTTCCTCCGGTACGACCGCGAGCGGCGACCGCTCCTCTGCGTCGTGAACTTCGCGGGAGTGCCGCACGAGGGGTTCCGCCTCGGCCTGCCGAGCGCCGGACGCTGGCGCGAGGTCATGAACTCGGATGCCGCGGAGTTCGGCGGCTCGGGCGTCGGCAACCTCGGCGGGGTCGACGCGGTCGAGGAGCCGTGGGCCGGTCGCCCGGCATCGGCGTCGTTCACGCTGCCCCCGCTCGGCGCGGTGTGGTTCGCCCCCGACGCGACCGGCTGA
- a CDS encoding tetratricopeptide repeat protein yields MTNPIPPSGAALRGAVDLSALVQRQAQGAAGQQGAHAASGPSDQIVFETDDAAFGSTLELSRTVPVVVALWATWSEPSKALLATLERLVRARAGRLVLAAADADRSPQLVQAFQAQAIPTVVAVVAGQPVPLFAGEQPDEVIDQVFDQLLELAGQHGVTGSIDPGENGAEAAGAPAEPVEAPLPPLHQEAYDAIERGDFAAASAAYRTAMAQDPRDTLAVAGLAQANLLGRLQGKTLDSIRNAAAAAPQDLGAQLDVADLDLSGGHVDDAFDRLLTLFPNLDADGKKLVRERLVELFEVVGTDDPRVAVARRRLTTLLY; encoded by the coding sequence GTGACCAACCCGATTCCCCCTTCCGGCGCCGCGCTCCGCGGTGCGGTCGACCTGTCGGCGCTCGTGCAGCGTCAGGCGCAGGGCGCGGCGGGTCAGCAGGGTGCCCACGCGGCATCCGGGCCCAGCGACCAGATCGTCTTCGAGACGGATGACGCAGCCTTCGGCTCCACGCTCGAACTCTCGCGCACCGTGCCGGTCGTCGTGGCGCTCTGGGCCACGTGGAGCGAGCCGTCCAAGGCCCTGCTCGCGACGCTCGAACGACTGGTCCGTGCTCGCGCGGGCCGACTCGTGCTCGCGGCAGCCGACGCCGACCGCAGCCCGCAGCTCGTGCAAGCCTTCCAGGCGCAGGCCATCCCGACCGTCGTCGCCGTGGTCGCCGGACAGCCGGTGCCGCTGTTCGCGGGCGAGCAGCCCGACGAGGTCATCGATCAGGTGTTCGACCAGCTGCTCGAGCTCGCCGGCCAGCACGGCGTGACCGGCAGCATCGATCCCGGCGAGAACGGTGCCGAGGCAGCGGGTGCTCCCGCCGAGCCCGTCGAAGCACCGCTTCCGCCGCTGCATCAAGAGGCGTATGACGCGATCGAGCGGGGCGACTTCGCTGCCGCATCTGCTGCGTATCGCACCGCGATGGCTCAGGACCCGCGAGACACCCTTGCCGTGGCGGGGCTCGCGCAGGCGAACCTGCTCGGCCGGCTGCAGGGCAAGACGCTCGACTCGATTCGCAACGCCGCCGCGGCCGCGCCGCAAGACCTGGGCGCGCAGCTCGACGTCGCCGACCTCGACCTCTCGGGCGGTCACGTCGACGACGCCTTCGATCGACTGCTGACGCTGTTCCCGAACCTCGACGCCGACGGCAAGAAGCTCGTGCGCGAGCGACTCGTCGAGCTCTTCGAGGTCGTCGGCACCGACGACCCGCGGGTCGCCGTGGCGCGACGCCGCCTCACGACGCTGCTGTACTGA
- a CDS encoding DivIVA domain-containing protein, whose amino-acid sequence MAVEETEFTQVFRGYDKDEVDKAINGLRRDIIAANNQSTDSVKENKRLLARIEELTAELEEVGSPTFSGLGTKLENTLRVAEEQSTRLIAQADIDAEKLRRSAEDEAHLMRSDAHELAERTLTEARAQANRILENARAEADDMVSRSHEASEQLRQDAARDASAIRGAVATETAEIRTSAKRESAAMIAAAERKSAELQLAANAEATEARATAAGLTKETEQTRAEVAIELDRARAELARESEQARIDLAAETEQSRLDLERESAEARAAIDAEIAERRAALVHELDQARSDLDRELEGSRVELVQQREQAKVDIEREAEAARLKLQHELERIRAKHAADLEQMRADLALEQEQARADFDAESEQGRIDLDNQLTAMRKKTTHEVNRMRREIEKAHLDLESELSTKRDEAEQELLAAHQEAVAQTQKFLEDANAELAEAVARTAESRAEADRLETEVRSDIAVVRDKADDEARDRIAAAHEQARKLIADAEERTRALVADAEDRLSQIKIERDAVAGYFESLRGVLTQAEQIAAKTK is encoded by the coding sequence ATGGCCGTCGAAGAGACCGAGTTCACGCAGGTGTTCCGCGGATATGACAAAGACGAGGTCGACAAGGCGATCAATGGTCTGCGTCGGGACATCATCGCCGCGAACAACCAGAGCACCGACAGCGTCAAGGAGAACAAGCGTCTCCTCGCTCGCATCGAGGAGTTGACGGCAGAGCTCGAAGAGGTCGGCAGCCCCACCTTCTCCGGTCTCGGCACGAAGCTCGAGAACACCCTGCGCGTCGCAGAGGAGCAGTCGACCCGTCTCATCGCGCAGGCCGACATCGACGCCGAGAAGCTCCGTCGCTCGGCCGAAGACGAGGCGCACCTCATGCGCTCCGACGCGCACGAACTCGCCGAGCGCACCCTCACCGAGGCGCGCGCCCAGGCCAACCGCATCCTCGAGAACGCCCGCGCAGAGGCCGACGACATGGTCTCCCGCTCGCACGAGGCGAGCGAGCAGCTCCGTCAGGACGCCGCACGCGACGCCTCGGCGATCCGCGGCGCCGTCGCCACCGAGACCGCCGAGATCCGCACGAGCGCGAAGCGCGAATCCGCGGCGATGATCGCCGCGGCCGAACGCAAGTCCGCCGAGCTCCAGCTCGCGGCCAACGCGGAGGCCACCGAGGCGCGCGCCACTGCTGCAGGCCTCACCAAGGAGACCGAGCAGACCCGCGCCGAGGTCGCCATCGAACTCGACCGCGCCCGCGCCGAGCTCGCCCGCGAGAGCGAGCAGGCCCGCATCGACCTCGCGGCGGAGACCGAGCAGTCCCGTCTCGACCTCGAGCGCGAGTCGGCCGAGGCGCGTGCCGCCATCGACGCCGAGATCGCCGAGCGCCGCGCAGCCCTCGTGCACGAACTCGACCAGGCGCGCAGCGACCTCGACCGCGAGCTCGAAGGCAGCCGCGTCGAGCTCGTGCAGCAACGCGAGCAGGCGAAGGTCGACATCGAGCGCGAGGCCGAGGCCGCACGTCTGAAGCTCCAGCACGAGCTCGAGCGCATCCGCGCCAAGCACGCCGCCGACCTCGAGCAGATGCGCGCCGACCTCGCCCTCGAGCAGGAGCAGGCACGCGCCGACTTCGACGCGGAGTCCGAGCAGGGCCGGATCGACCTCGACAACCAGCTCACCGCGATGCGCAAGAAGACGACCCACGAGGTCAACCGCATGCGCCGGGAGATCGAGAAGGCGCACCTCGACCTCGAATCCGAGCTGTCGACGAAGCGCGACGAGGCCGAGCAGGAGCTGCTCGCCGCCCACCAGGAGGCGGTCGCGCAGACGCAGAAGTTCCTCGAGGACGCCAACGCAGAGCTCGCCGAGGCGGTCGCCCGCACCGCCGAGAGCCGCGCCGAGGCGGACCGCCTCGAGACCGAGGTCCGGTCCGACATCGCGGTCGTCCGCGACAAGGCCGACGACGAGGCACGCGACCGCATCGCTGCCGCACACGAGCAGGCGCGCAAGCTCATCGCCGACGCCGAGGAGCGCACCCGTGCGCTCGTCGCCGACGCCGAGGACCGTCTCTCGCAGATCAAGATCGAGCGCGACGCCGTCGCCGGGTACTTCGAGAGCCTCCGCGGCGTGCTGACGCAGGCGGAGCAGATCGCGGCGAAGACCAAGTAG
- a CDS encoding AI-2E family transporter produces MKIQNAFRIGLVGTLGVGVGLLILSSIATLSTIIAYVGVALFLALGLDPATSWLERRGLPRWAAILIVMSGVGLLVAGLVIAVVPIIVEQVSELVEVTPRIIDQMSSQDWIEFLKDQFPQVPVDEISDQVTNGLTDFFTNPDKLSELAGGVLQVAVAIGAGVFGVVIVFILTLYFVSSLNTMKRATYQLVPASKRDRFADLTEQITQSVGRYVLGQVSLAAVNGVASFIFLSIIQAPFPAVLAFIAFLFSLVPLVGTLSGSVLIVLVCLIPGLGSPLTALVAAIYYVIYMQVEAYVLSPRIMNRAVKVPGALVVIAALAGGSLGGVLGALVAIPVAAAILLIIKQVVVPHQNER; encoded by the coding sequence ATGAAGATCCAGAACGCGTTCCGCATCGGGCTGGTCGGCACCCTCGGCGTGGGTGTCGGCCTCCTCATCCTCAGTTCCATCGCAACGCTGTCGACGATCATCGCCTACGTCGGCGTCGCGTTGTTCCTGGCCCTCGGCCTCGATCCGGCAACCAGCTGGCTCGAGCGCCGGGGGCTTCCGCGTTGGGCGGCGATCCTCATCGTCATGAGCGGGGTCGGTCTGCTCGTCGCCGGGCTCGTGATCGCCGTGGTGCCGATCATCGTCGAGCAGGTCAGCGAACTCGTCGAAGTGACCCCTCGCATCATCGACCAGATGAGCTCGCAGGACTGGATCGAATTCCTCAAGGACCAGTTCCCCCAGGTTCCGGTCGACGAGATCAGCGACCAGGTCACGAACGGCCTCACCGACTTCTTCACGAACCCCGACAAGCTCAGCGAACTCGCCGGCGGCGTGCTGCAGGTCGCCGTCGCGATCGGCGCCGGAGTGTTCGGCGTCGTCATCGTCTTCATTCTGACGCTCTACTTCGTGTCGTCGCTCAACACGATGAAGCGCGCCACCTACCAGCTGGTGCCCGCATCGAAGCGCGACCGCTTCGCCGACCTCACCGAGCAGATCACCCAGTCGGTCGGTCGCTACGTGCTCGGCCAGGTCTCGCTCGCCGCCGTCAACGGCGTGGCGAGCTTCATCTTCCTGTCGATCATCCAGGCCCCGTTCCCCGCGGTGCTCGCCTTCATCGCCTTCCTGTTCTCACTCGTGCCGCTCGTCGGCACGCTGAGCGGCTCGGTGCTGATCGTGCTCGTCTGCCTCATCCCGGGCCTCGGGTCGCCGCTGACCGCCCTCGTCGCGGCGATCTACTACGTGATCTACATGCAGGTCGAGGCATACGTGCTGAGCCCGCGCATCATGAACCGCGCCGTGAAGGTGCCCGGCGCGCTCGTGGTGATCGCAGCGCTCGCGGGCGGGTCGCTCGGCGGCGTGCTCGGCGCGCTCGTCGCGATCCCGGTGGCGGCGGCCATCCTGCTCATCATCAAGCAGGTCGTGGTGCCGCACCAGAACGAGCGCTGA
- a CDS encoding alpha/beta hydrolase: protein MSDTTIEIRASVELPAHREEIELHTADGLTLVGELATPLERPPVATLVTLHPLPTAGGFMDSHIIRKAAARLPALADLAVLRFNTRGTVSPRGTSEGSFGEGVAERADVAAAMSFVTERALPHPWLVGWSFGTELALKYGLDHGIDGAILLSPPLHRTSDAELARWQHAAPELVALIPEFDDYLRPAEAAERFSSVPKITRIDVTGGKHLWVGESQTRRVLDEIVGVVNPAALPLPTEWPAAAS, encoded by the coding sequence ATGAGCGACACCACCATCGAGATCCGCGCAAGCGTCGAACTGCCGGCTCATCGCGAAGAGATCGAGCTGCACACGGCCGACGGCCTGACGCTCGTCGGCGAGCTCGCCACGCCCCTCGAGCGGCCGCCGGTGGCGACCCTCGTCACGCTGCATCCGCTGCCGACGGCCGGTGGCTTCATGGACTCGCACATCATCAGGAAGGCGGCCGCCCGCCTGCCGGCGCTCGCCGATCTCGCGGTGCTGCGATTCAACACCCGCGGTACGGTCTCACCGCGCGGCACGAGCGAGGGCTCATTCGGCGAGGGCGTCGCCGAGCGAGCGGATGTCGCGGCGGCGATGTCGTTCGTGACGGAGCGCGCTCTGCCGCACCCCTGGCTCGTCGGCTGGTCGTTCGGCACGGAGCTCGCGCTGAAATACGGCCTCGACCACGGCATCGACGGAGCGATCCTGCTCTCGCCGCCGCTGCACCGCACGAGCGATGCAGAGCTCGCGCGCTGGCAGCACGCGGCACCGGAACTCGTGGCCCTGATTCCGGAGTTCGACGACTACCTGCGGCCGGCCGAGGCGGCCGAGCGGTTCTCGAGCGTGCCGAAGATCACGCGCATCGACGTGACGGGCGGCAAGCACCTGTGGGTGGGGGAGTCGCAGACCCGGCGCGTGCTCGACGAGATCGTCGGAGTCGTGAACCCGGCCGCGCTGCCGCTGCCGACCGAGTGGCCTGCAGCCGCGAGCTGA
- a CDS encoding aggregation-promoting factor C-terminal-like domain-containing protein, whose protein sequence is MKQAVTVVFAFAASVSFLLVNLVDPFSGAIASSEFASDVDRFGGQRVQAFDVAGDYSIDVGQESYDVEKKPEVQLAPASTSEGSGWAPPAVTPDPGSAQAYAATAVAARGWPSSEFDCLVALWNKESGWRVNAYNAGSGAYGIPQALPGSKMATAGADWETNAATQIEWGLGYVSGRYGTPCGAWAHSQDVGWY, encoded by the coding sequence GTGAAGCAGGCCGTCACGGTCGTGTTCGCCTTCGCGGCATCCGTCAGCTTCCTCCTCGTGAACCTCGTCGACCCGTTCTCGGGCGCGATCGCGTCGTCGGAGTTCGCGAGCGACGTCGACCGGTTCGGGGGTCAGCGCGTGCAGGCGTTCGACGTCGCCGGCGACTACTCGATCGACGTCGGCCAAGAGAGCTACGACGTCGAGAAGAAGCCCGAGGTGCAGCTCGCCCCGGCCTCGACGAGCGAGGGCAGTGGATGGGCTCCTCCCGCTGTGACGCCCGACCCCGGGTCGGCTCAGGCATACGCCGCCACGGCCGTGGCCGCTCGCGGCTGGCCGTCGAGCGAGTTCGACTGCCTCGTCGCCCTCTGGAACAAGGAGTCCGGCTGGCGGGTGAACGCCTACAACGCCGGGAGCGGTGCGTACGGCATTCCGCAGGCGCTCCCCGGATCGAAGATGGCGACCGCGGGCGCCGACTGGGAGACCAACGCCGCCACGCAGATCGAGTGGGGCCTCGGGTACGTCTCCGGCCGCTACGGCACGCCCTGCGGCGCATGGGCGCACTCCCAAGACGTCGGCTGGTACTGA
- a CDS encoding DivIVA domain-containing protein translates to MDSTFPRARKPKLGYNTAQVESFLQVARRAYDGTSRPDDAPLTSDRIRLTAFAMQKGGYSTTHVDQALERLEDAFAAQERQVAARLHGGEAWLSEARATAQVVSNRLARPEGQRFDRVGALVRGYSTRDVDRFADKLTRYFSDGWPIAIDDVRAVVFKTQRGGYREAQVDLLLDAVVDVMLAVR, encoded by the coding sequence GTGGACTCCACCTTCCCTCGCGCTCGCAAGCCCAAGCTCGGTTACAACACGGCTCAGGTCGAGTCGTTCCTGCAGGTGGCGCGTCGCGCCTACGACGGCACCTCCCGGCCCGACGACGCACCGCTGACGTCCGATCGCATCCGGCTGACCGCCTTCGCGATGCAGAAGGGCGGCTACTCGACGACGCACGTCGACCAGGCGCTCGAGCGGCTGGAAGACGCCTTCGCGGCCCAGGAACGCCAGGTCGCCGCCCGACTGCACGGCGGCGAGGCTTGGCTCAGCGAGGCGCGCGCAACCGCGCAGGTGGTCTCCAACCGCCTGGCGCGCCCCGAGGGGCAACGCTTCGACCGGGTCGGCGCACTCGTGCGCGGGTACAGCACCCGCGACGTCGACCGCTTCGCGGACAAGCTCACGAGGTACTTCAGCGACGGGTGGCCGATCGCGATCGACGACGTACGCGCCGTCGTCTTCAAGACGCAGCGCGGCGGCTATCGCGAGGCGCAGGTCGACCTCCTCCTCGACGCCGTGGTCGACGTCATGCTCGCGGTCCGCTGA
- a CDS encoding phosphatidate cytidylyltransferase — MHARKADLERQFEVGKAQFDQAQEKIKARTGRNLILATLIGLGFGAVLLLSLLVIKELFMLFAVIIAAFASYELAQALRKGGYHVPRIPTVVVAVAAVPLSYYGGAGGQLIAVLGGILIVTLWRLGEQAVPAMRRSGRDLGRDVAAGAFVQGYVTFLATFAVVLTAAEGGELWTLAFIAVAVAADTGAYAFGLMLGKHKMAPVISPKKTWEGFAGGAGVSLVAGVLLSTLMLGNTWWFGLIFGASIFLTATLGDLVESLIKRDIGIKDMSSWLPGHGGFLDRLDSILPSAAVAFVAFRIFG, encoded by the coding sequence GTGCACGCCCGAAAGGCCGACCTGGAGCGGCAGTTCGAGGTCGGCAAGGCCCAGTTCGATCAGGCGCAGGAGAAGATCAAGGCCCGTACCGGGCGCAACCTGATCCTCGCGACCCTCATCGGGCTCGGGTTCGGGGCAGTGCTCCTGCTCAGCCTCCTCGTGATCAAAGAGCTCTTCATGCTCTTCGCCGTCATCATCGCCGCGTTCGCGAGCTACGAACTCGCCCAGGCGCTGCGAAAGGGCGGCTACCACGTTCCGCGCATCCCGACGGTCGTCGTCGCGGTCGCCGCCGTGCCCCTCTCCTATTACGGGGGCGCCGGGGGTCAGCTGATCGCGGTGCTCGGCGGCATCCTCATCGTCACGCTCTGGCGGCTCGGCGAACAGGCCGTGCCTGCGATGCGGCGCTCGGGCCGCGACCTCGGTCGCGACGTCGCCGCCGGTGCCTTCGTGCAGGGCTACGTGACGTTCCTCGCGACGTTCGCGGTCGTGCTCACCGCAGCGGAGGGCGGCGAACTCTGGACGCTCGCATTCATCGCCGTGGCGGTCGCAGCCGACACCGGCGCCTACGCGTTCGGCCTCATGCTCGGCAAGCACAAGATGGCGCCGGTCATCAGCCCGAAGAAGACCTGGGAGGGCTTCGCCGGCGGAGCGGGGGTCAGCCTCGTCGCCGGTGTGCTGCTCTCGACGCTGATGCTCGGCAACACCTGGTGGTTCGGACTCATCTTCGGTGCGTCGATCTTCCTGACCGCGACCCTCGGCGACCTCGTCGAGTCGCTCATCAAGCGCGACATCGGCATCAAGGACATGAGTTCGTGGCTTCCCGGTCACGGTGGGTTCCTCGACCGGCTCGACTCGATCCTGCCGTCGGCCGCCGTCGCCTTCGTGGCATTCCGGATCTTCGGCTGA